GCTTCTGCATGGGTGGTAAATTCAAGGAAAGCAAATCCTCTTGTCGATTGGGCCCCAGTTGAGGTTGGCATAGCCTTTCGGGGAAGACGTAATGATTTCAATTGACCATAAGCAGAAAACAACTCCCGTACGTCCTTCTTGGTAGCTTCAAATGGCAAATTCTTAACGAGCACTTTAGTACTTTTGGTCTTGCCTCCATTTTCATTGGCTTTCTCCCTATCTTCCTCGGTTCCTCGTTGAGCAAACTTGACTTGAAGGTGCTTTCCGTCAACCTCGAAGCCTTCTAAACCTTTCAAAGCTTTTGATGCAGCCTCACGTGTCCTGAAGCCAACGAAACCATAACCCATTGATAGTCTCTCTCCATGCCTTTTAGGATCAGGCTTGGTCTGGACTCGAGCAAAGGAGAAACCGGGTAATGTAGAGAGTACAGCCTGCAAATGAGCAGTCGTCGTAGCAAAATTGAGACCCTTCAAATATAATGTCGCTCCAGCTTCATCGTCCTCATTAGCCTCCTCTGGGATACCAGCAATCTTGTCGGCCAAAGCTTTggcctcttcttccaacttttgcTGTGTGCTCACGATTTTTTCTCCCGGATCAGATTTGAACATTCCTGCCGGCCCCTTTTCAAGATAGAGAACAGCATTGCCCAATCGACGGTAAGCAAGCGCTTTAAAAGCCCGTCCAGCGTCCATGTGGTTTTCAAACTCCACTACACCTATTGTACCTGTAGGGGGTAGGAGAACTCTCTTGAGTTCACCATGAGATACAAATAGATCAGTCAAGGTTTGCACAGTAGTTCCAAAGGGAATGTTCTTGATCAAGATGACGGTTTGAGATCTTGGTACTTTAGGCTGAAGAGCCTCCAGAACAATACCAGCGTCTTCAAAATAtttttttgtctcttcGATGACTGTGGTTTCGGCAAGGGCAAGCTTGACGGCTGCCGATCCAGAGTCGGGGTTTAAAAGGTCAGCTTTGGATATACCCATTCGGGCAGCTACTGAAGCTGCTACGGCGTCGCtctactcttcttcaatttggAAACGATCATAATATGAAGTAACCTACATTCATATACAGGGTAGCCCAGTTTAAGCCACGGGCCGACTCTTCTTTATGACGGACATCGGCCTTATTCTTTACTTCGCCCCTCTCTTTATCCGTCTTACCCAAGATTTTGCTTGCCACCGTGTCTatcccttcttttccaggCTTTGCACGTCCTGGTAAAACATGCAGTAATCTCCCTTGGAAAGTTGTCTTATCTAAACTCTTGTATGCCTCTAAAGCATCTTCAGCCTTGTGGAATTGCAAGAACGCTGTTCCTAATGATTCACCGGTGGTCGATGATACAGGCAAATGACATTCGTCAATTTGACCATATTGGGAAAAGTGTGAGGAGAGCGATTCAGAAGATGTAATGAATGCAAGGTTACGAACAAACAACCTAGCAGTGGAAAGGATTAGTTCCTCATCACCTGAAAGTTTGGGGATCTGATGTTGATTAGTTTGTGTTTTGAAGGCGATATAAAAGCGCATACggtttcttctccttccaaAGCGGCCCGTCTCTTCTTAAGCCATGCcgcatcatcatcttcatctaaCTCAGCAGGCGGCGATCtttccttgccttttctgcttttaTTGTTGTTTGTTCCTTCCGCTGTAGATGACGACGAAGCTTCTATTAAAGCAGACGTCGAATCAACACCCTTCATGACATCCATAAAATCCTTTAACCTCTTATTCCCCACCTCCTTCTCCCCTGTGACCgctttgttttctttctcctctttggTCGTCAGAGCTGTCTTGTTTCCATTCAGCTTCTTGCTATTCCTTAAAGATTCATCCTTCACAAAATCAACTTTCACTTTGCTTCCTCCAAACATATAAGATCCGTCAAACCAGTCTCGGACTTTTCTTGCTTCCTCAGCATCTTTGTATCCCACGAAAGCAAATCGACGTTTGGGCACAAGCTTTGTGTCGGTAATGCTGCA
The Cryptococcus depauperatus CBS 7841 chromosome 1, complete sequence DNA segment above includes these coding regions:
- a CDS encoding multiple RNA-binding domain-containing protein 1 yields the protein MAFRSRLIFLNLPPTLNPTVFQATLKSPSSLSDCSITDTKLVPKRRFAFVGYKDAEEARKVRDWFDGSYMFGGSKVKVDFVKDESLRNSKKLNGNKTALTTKEEKENKAVTGEKEVGNKRLKDFMDVMKGVDSTSALIEASSSSTAEGTNNNKSRKGKERSPPAELDEDDDAAWLKKRRAALEGEETIPKLSGDEELILSTARLFVRNLAFITSSESLSSHFSQYGQIDECHLPVSSTTGESLGTAFLQFHKAEDALEAYKSLDKTTFQGRLLHVLPGRAKPGKEGIDTVASKILGKTDKERGEVKNKADVRHKEESARGLNWATLYMNSDAVAASVAARMGISKADLLNPDSGSAAVKLALAETTVIEETKKYFEDAGIVLEALQPKVPRSQTVILIKNIPFGTTVQTLTDLFVSHGELKRVLLPPTGTIGVVEFENHMDAGRAFKALAYRRLGNAVLYLEKGPAGMFKSDPGEKIVSTQQKLEEEAKALADKIAGIPEEANEDDEAGATLYLKGLNFATTTAHLQAVLSTLPGFSFARVQTKPDPKRHGERLSMGYGFVGFRTREAASKALKGLEGFEVDGKHLQVKFAQRGTEEDREKANENGGKTKSTKVLVKNLPFEATKKDVRELFSAYGQLKSLRLPRKAMPTSTGAQSTRGFAFLEFTTHAEAARAMEALKHTHLLGRHLILEWAKEGEEIDVQGLREKVRTEVRGLDDGEGRSGKRRKLDLSNNKGEELDGLEV